In the genome of Microcoleus vaginatus PCC 9802, the window AGCGGCGGGCAAAGTTAATAGTTCTCATCCTCGCTGCAATCACGCTCAAAAATTGGCTGCGGTGACAGCGGGACTCAATAATGCTGAGTGGGAAATTGGCGGACAAAACAGCACTCCCCTGGAATTGGTAGCGGCGGTGGGCGATCCGATGCAAATAGCGGTCGCGGCAATGGCGATCGCCGCGAGTCGGACTTGTGGGGTGCTTCTGGCCGGGGGCACGCAAATGCTGGCAGTGTACGCTTTGATGCAAGCCTTAGCCAGGGAATATGCTCTGGTATGGCGTCCCAAACAAGTTACGGTGGGGACTACACGCTGGGTGGCCCAAGACCCTACAGGAGACACTGTAGGACTTGCTAATCATATCGGCGGTGTGCCTCTGTTAGCCGCGCAGCTAAGTTTTGCTGGATCTCGCTACGGGCAACTGCAAGCTTACGATCGCGGCTATGTTAAAGAAGGTGTCGGTGCGGGAGCGTGTGCGATCGCCAGTGGCCTGACTGCAAATTGGACTCCTCCTCAACTCCTCCAAGCTGTCGAAGCTTTAGCCTCGCGGTGTGAAATTAAACATTAGAGAATCCTGGAGGCAAAAAACCAGGTTTTTACTGAAAATATTGGGGTTTTGCAGCGATGAATGCACTCCCAAACCGGGTTTTTAGTTTTCTGTGCGTCCAGGAATCTTAGGAATTAAACATTAAAAATTCAGATGCGCTGATCGAGCTGCGAACATGGTTGTGCTGCTCACCCAGCGTCGTTTGCGCTGAATAATTATATCACTTTCTGTAGCATTTCTGCTCTCAGATTTACAGAATTCCCTACACAATATCTGGCTTGGATGCAGTATTCCCCCTGCTAATTGCGGGAGATAAAAAACTCTATGCAAGGAATCTATAAGTAGATGAGCATAAATCAAAACAACTTGTATTTTTTTTTGATTAGTACCCGATCCCCGCTAGCAATATTTAATTAGGCCCGCCTAGATGTTGCGAGTGCATTCTTTTCGAGAGCAACTGTTCTTCCAAGGCGGCAATTCGATTGTAAGCTGCTGTTAGCTGAGCTGTTAAGCGCTGGATTTGAATCTCTGCGCTCAGCTCTTTTTCCAAGCTTTGAGAATTCTTGTCGAAGTAGCTGTCATCTAACAGTATGTCTTTGTGTTCGAGGAGGCCGTCGAGACTGCTGTAGCTTTGATAGGGCGAGGTTTGGTCATTTCCTAGGGTTCCAGAGCGATCGTTTCTCTGTTGCTGGGTCAGCTTCGTGTCCTTGGCAGACTCCAAGAACTTTTCATTGAGGTTTTCTATGAGTTTGTAGAGGGCATCGACTTGTTGGCTCAATACTGTAACTTGCTGGCGGAGCGCTTCCATACAATCATCCTTTGGCTC includes:
- a CDS encoding TIGR00303 family protein, with the protein product MIHIYTKIQQGQRWLDRYRGRKPIFACVLGFTATGLIPGISAAGATPHDRQFTCLADAEFLYNGPQPSPQYPLPPLEAGASPVLISRAVVEALELPLYLFNAGLPLPPPVPAIDLGGTPAKCLISGNALELETVKHLLEQGLIWGAKLAAQTNGSYLILGECVVGGTTTALGVLMGLGIAAAGKVNSSHPRCNHAQKLAAVTAGLNNAEWEIGGQNSTPLELVAAVGDPMQIAVAAMAIAASRTCGVLLAGGTQMLAVYALMQALAREYALVWRPKQVTVGTTRWVAQDPTGDTVGLANHIGGVPLLAAQLSFAGSRYGQLQAYDRGYVKEGVGAGACAIASGLTANWTPPQLLQAVEALASRCEIKH